The following proteins are encoded in a genomic region of Paenibacillus sp. FSL H3-0469:
- a CDS encoding response regulator transcription factor — protein sequence MKKKLLLVEDELRIRELVSDYFIQDGWEVREADNGQDALLWFDSLVPDLLILDIMMPKMDGFQVCREIRKKSATPIILLTAKSADDDKIHGFELGADDYVTKPFSPKVLVARAAALMKRVEGAHQPESGVVRFGSAIFNTMAHRLEVEGADVELTPKEYDLLWLLIRNKGHVVSRDTILSRVWGIEFEGDSRVVDSHIKKLRSKLGYESRHIRTVIGTGYRFEVEE from the coding sequence TTGAAGAAAAAGTTACTGCTTGTCGAAGACGAGCTGCGTATCCGTGAGCTGGTGTCGGATTACTTCATACAGGACGGCTGGGAGGTGCGCGAAGCCGATAATGGGCAGGACGCGCTCCTGTGGTTCGATTCACTGGTGCCGGATCTGCTGATTCTGGATATTATGATGCCCAAAATGGACGGATTTCAGGTATGCCGGGAGATCCGCAAGAAATCGGCAACCCCGATCATTCTGCTGACCGCCAAATCCGCCGATGATGACAAAATTCACGGCTTCGAGCTGGGAGCCGATGATTATGTGACCAAGCCGTTCAGTCCCAAGGTGCTGGTGGCCCGGGCTGCGGCGCTGATGAAACGGGTCGAAGGCGCACACCAGCCAGAATCCGGTGTAGTGAGATTCGGCTCGGCCATTTTTAATACCATGGCGCACCGTCTTGAAGTGGAAGGCGCCGATGTCGAGCTGACCCCGAAGGAATATGATCTCCTATGGCTGCTGATCCGCAACAAGGGTCATGTGGTCTCGCGGGACACCATCCTCAGCCGGGTCTGGGGAATTGAATTCGAGGGGGACTCCCGGGTCGTGGACAGCCACATCAAGAAACTGCGCAGCAAGCTGGGGTATGAATCCCGCCACATCCGTACGGTCATTGGCACCGGCTACAGATTCGAGGTCGAAGAATGA
- the pssA gene encoding CDP-diacylglycerol--serine O-phosphatidyltransferase, producing the protein MKWSWLPSMCTLGNLGFGSISLLFTIQERYDLALLMILLAAICDVMDGLLARMLHCTSDFGKQLDSLADIISFGIAPVFLILLYRLENVQWVGPVAAVAFLICGALRLARFNISAPSKGFVGMPITAAGLLLSMTTLIGERLKPEMLILIMGLLSILMISRVPFPSFKKFVNRK; encoded by the coding sequence ATGAAATGGAGCTGGCTGCCTTCAATGTGCACACTGGGAAACCTGGGCTTCGGATCAATTTCCCTGCTATTCACGATTCAAGAACGTTATGATCTTGCTTTATTAATGATACTGCTGGCTGCGATATGCGATGTTATGGACGGACTGCTCGCCCGGATGCTGCATTGCACCAGTGATTTCGGTAAACAACTGGACTCTTTGGCGGATATTATTTCTTTTGGTATCGCTCCCGTCTTTCTTATTCTGTTATACCGGCTGGAGAACGTGCAGTGGGTCGGACCTGTGGCTGCGGTTGCATTCCTGATCTGCGGGGCGCTGCGGCTGGCCAGATTCAATATCTCGGCTCCTTCCAAGGGCTTCGTGGGCATGCCGATTACGGCAGCGGGATTGCTTCTGTCGATGACCACCCTTATAGGTGAACGGCTGAAGCCTGAAATGCTCATTTTAATAATGGGACTGTTGTCTATACTGATGATAAGCAGGGTCCCGTTCCCTTCGTTCAAAAAATTCGTTAACAGGAAGTGA
- a CDS encoding ABC transporter ATP-binding protein produces MSSHRKREQAPVGPGALGGGPPGRAGVTPKVRPKNSKATVIRIWSYLNRQRTGLIMVYVFTILNAVLALIGPYLLGKAIDTAILPQDYSLLIRFCLLLGGIYLLGSAVSWVQAYVMTSVSQRTVYELRRDLFAKYQELPVSFFDTHANGELMSRATNDIDNVSNSLNQSVTQLLNSLITLSGSLVIMLMLNVPLTGVALITIPLVVLASRRITGLSRIYFKDQQQHLGELNGFIEEAVSGQKVIKQYRREQAEVTRFRGISGELNKAGIKAQIVSGLVGPVMNLINNLNFALIAGIGGWMAYHGLLTVGVIVSMLNYAKQFGRPISDLANQYNLIQSAIAGAERVFEVMDMSSEYSGEQPQELERIRGEVIFRDVVFGYKPGEPILNGVSFTAQPGETIALVGPTGAGKTTIVNLLTRFYEVSGGEVLIDGRDIREFNKNGLRRQLGMVLQDAHVFSGTIRENIRFGRLEATDREVEEAANLANVSGFIARMPQGYDTLLGTDGTTLSHGQRQLLTIARAILADPAILILDEATSSVDTRTEMHIQQAMRTLMKGRTSFVIAHRLSTIQDADRILVIQGGQIAEQGSHSQLLALQGIYSELYNSQFKQAFEAG; encoded by the coding sequence ATGTCCAGTCATCGTAAAAGAGAACAGGCTCCCGTCGGACCTGGAGCGTTAGGCGGCGGGCCTCCGGGCCGGGCTGGCGTTACACCCAAGGTACGCCCGAAGAACAGTAAGGCAACGGTCATCCGCATCTGGTCCTATCTGAACCGTCAGCGGACAGGGTTGATTATGGTCTACGTATTCACGATTCTGAATGCTGTGCTTGCCCTGATCGGTCCTTACCTGCTGGGAAAAGCCATTGATACCGCGATCCTCCCGCAGGATTACAGTTTGCTCATCCGGTTCTGTCTTCTACTGGGCGGTATTTATCTGCTGGGCAGCGCTGTCTCTTGGGTCCAGGCTTACGTGATGACCTCCGTCTCCCAGCGCACGGTCTATGAGCTGCGGCGGGACCTGTTCGCCAAATACCAGGAGCTGCCGGTCAGCTTTTTCGATACCCATGCTAACGGTGAGCTGATGAGCCGTGCGACCAATGACATCGACAATGTCTCGAACTCGCTGAATCAGAGTGTAACCCAGCTGTTGAACAGTCTGATCACACTTAGCGGCTCTCTGGTCATTATGTTGATGCTGAATGTTCCGCTGACGGGAGTTGCTCTGATAACTATTCCGCTGGTCGTACTGGCGAGCCGCCGGATTACCGGCTTAAGCCGGATCTACTTCAAGGATCAGCAGCAGCATCTGGGTGAGCTGAACGGCTTCATTGAAGAAGCAGTCAGTGGCCAAAAGGTAATCAAGCAATACCGCCGAGAACAGGCGGAGGTCACCAGATTCCGCGGAATAAGCGGGGAGCTTAACAAAGCGGGCATCAAGGCGCAGATTGTATCCGGCCTGGTAGGCCCGGTAATGAACCTGATTAACAATCTGAACTTCGCGCTGATTGCCGGAATTGGCGGCTGGATGGCTTATCATGGGCTGCTTACCGTAGGGGTCATCGTCAGTATGCTGAACTACGCCAAGCAGTTCGGCCGGCCCATCTCCGACCTTGCGAACCAGTATAACCTGATCCAATCGGCAATCGCCGGAGCGGAGCGCGTATTTGAAGTGATGGATATGTCCTCCGAGTACAGCGGGGAGCAGCCTCAGGAGCTGGAGCGGATACGCGGGGAAGTTATTTTCCGGGATGTTGTGTTCGGATATAAGCCGGGCGAGCCTATTCTGAACGGTGTAAGCTTCACTGCGCAGCCGGGTGAGACGATCGCCCTGGTGGGGCCGACCGGTGCAGGGAAGACGACCATTGTCAACCTGCTGACGCGTTTCTATGAAGTGAGCGGCGGTGAGGTGCTGATCGACGGCAGGGATATCCGGGAGTTCAATAAAAACGGGCTGCGCCGCCAGCTCGGAATGGTGCTGCAGGACGCCCATGTCTTCTCGGGAACCATTCGCGAGAATATCCGGTTCGGCCGTCTGGAGGCCACGGACCGTGAAGTGGAAGAGGCAGCTAACCTCGCCAATGTCAGCGGCTTTATAGCGCGGATGCCACAGGGGTACGACACACTGCTGGGTACAGACGGGACCACCTTGAGCCACGGCCAGCGCCAGCTGTTGACCATTGCCCGTGCCATTCTGGCCGATCCGGCCATCCTCATTCTGGATGAGGCAACGAGTAGCGTGGATACCCGGACAGAGATGCATATCCAGCAGGCCATGCGTACATTGATGAAGGGCCGCACCAGCTTCGTGATCGCCCACCGGCTCAGCACCATTCAGGATGCAGACCGGATTCTGGTCATTCAGGGCGGCCAGATCGCTGAGCAGGGAAGCCATAGCCAGCTCCTAGCGCTGCAAGGGATATATTCCGAGCTGTATAACAGCCAGTTCAAGCAAGCCTTTGAAGCCGGGTAA
- a CDS encoding GNAT family N-acetyltransferase: protein MPKLQDIVIEEYIPERHAASIAEMWNRSAESWGGDGAYRTEESVLREHEKSPMLKLFLAVSGSEVIGYCSFSHYKEDTGALYIALLNVRPDYHGRKVGKALVRRSIEETIKLGWPRLDLYTWPGNVKAVPTYKKSGFFWEDRDDTTHLMNFIPSVLQTGAVKSYFEKIDWYNDSIREIKVEPDGHGENGFDYFTYEWLKDGLSLKMEYERTGRGLRLIETEDYRIQVTIPAQHELPFGAEYPVIYEAVNKSGKPLALQISGKSNEQIRIELDAAQTIESEARIEGRFFIHPVKEEQDLYQTHPVVEAELLINGLPAIFKLGIKPKFPVKVKLQVPDRTLFAGEEVELDVTVENEYNTDTVFSFELPEDEILAFGQTRITVEVPAKSRRTVTAAARLLGYGIWHHTVSIHSAEEGADSAILEQELSLVFSGAETAFGGPTDKDWIISNGRYSAVLNKTNHWLTFFENRKYLMNLPYPKLGLPYTNEFKKFTALDVKISRDQEAIVLEATYEAGIRDGLLLTMVVKLFGNGIVSRYFRIDNLQATVQEEELFLKDSFRFGLHGGVIPYRGKYIDLSAGVEASSPDYWEAQDFTENWMFADDEGFSRGISWPSELKLIQDSWMHAVEHSLGRIPAGGRKETPPLRIALGTWDHWQDFRAYALQSGNKNADELAATEQLELSLNNGNPFISGEAMLLLKDQKKSYLAGEIRLSSDAGSMAEARLTVHEEAKLREAALPLTVPAGAAPDVLTLHLDMDSYVQDQSFLVLPVADEPVRQERLVAEGAQVLAVDNGILRIQASPDFAPGLFSLTHQGEEWLESSFPQPVAKSWWNPWVGGIVTSVEEIALRSFMEEPLTADFAELTDNKGNRWSGIRMSVSIQKNDKYKGLVLHQYFMLLPGVLVLASTVHVEQNTGGPLCPLQLETSTFYQAASAIKDGRGYLKNSRGEQLVYKAGKVQSGAKSSNGLLQLGSEERKQRLTLIAAPEHSSPSLMVNADAILSYTEEYLHLQDGKEQFSKPQFYLISDLQVPDQAYGDLLSIRFKK from the coding sequence ATGCCCAAACTACAAGATATCGTGATTGAAGAATATATACCGGAGAGGCATGCCGCTTCCATTGCCGAGATGTGGAACAGAAGCGCAGAGAGCTGGGGCGGAGACGGAGCGTACCGGACTGAGGAGAGCGTGCTGCGTGAACACGAGAAAAGTCCGATGCTCAAGTTGTTCCTGGCGGTAAGCGGCTCAGAGGTCATCGGATACTGCAGCTTCTCCCATTATAAAGAGGATACCGGAGCGCTCTATATTGCTCTGCTCAACGTGAGACCGGATTACCATGGACGCAAGGTGGGTAAGGCGCTGGTAAGGCGTTCGATCGAAGAGACGATTAAGCTGGGCTGGCCGCGGCTGGATCTTTATACTTGGCCCGGTAATGTCAAGGCAGTGCCCACTTATAAGAAAAGCGGGTTCTTCTGGGAGGACCGGGATGACACCACTCACCTGATGAACTTCATTCCCTCGGTGCTTCAGACCGGAGCGGTGAAGTCTTATTTCGAAAAGATAGACTGGTATAACGACAGCATCCGTGAGATCAAGGTGGAGCCTGACGGTCACGGGGAAAACGGCTTTGACTATTTTACATATGAATGGCTGAAGGATGGTCTGTCGCTGAAAATGGAATATGAACGGACCGGCCGTGGCCTGCGTCTCATTGAGACGGAGGATTACCGGATACAGGTAACGATTCCTGCGCAGCATGAGCTGCCGTTTGGAGCGGAATACCCTGTCATTTACGAAGCCGTGAACAAAAGCGGTAAGCCCCTGGCGCTCCAGATTAGCGGTAAAAGCAATGAGCAAATCCGCATAGAGCTGGACGCTGCTCAGACAATCGAATCCGAGGCACGGATTGAAGGCCGCTTCTTCATCCATCCGGTGAAGGAGGAGCAGGATCTCTATCAGACCCACCCTGTGGTGGAGGCAGAACTGCTCATTAACGGTCTTCCTGCCATCTTCAAGCTGGGCATTAAGCCGAAATTTCCGGTCAAGGTGAAGCTTCAGGTACCTGACAGAACGCTTTTCGCGGGCGAAGAGGTCGAGCTGGATGTAACGGTAGAGAATGAGTACAACACAGACACCGTGTTCAGCTTTGAGCTGCCGGAGGATGAGATTCTGGCGTTCGGCCAGACCCGGATTACCGTAGAGGTTCCGGCAAAGAGCCGGAGAACCGTCACCGCAGCGGCCCGGCTGCTCGGGTATGGCATTTGGCACCATACGGTGAGTATCCACAGTGCAGAAGAAGGAGCCGATTCAGCTATACTGGAACAGGAGCTGAGCCTGGTCTTCTCCGGAGCAGAGACGGCCTTCGGCGGCCCGACCGACAAGGACTGGATCATAAGCAATGGCCGCTATTCGGCCGTACTGAACAAAACAAACCACTGGCTTACCTTTTTTGAGAACCGTAAATATCTGATGAACCTGCCTTATCCTAAGCTGGGCTTACCTTATACGAATGAATTCAAGAAATTCACGGCGCTGGATGTGAAGATCTCCAGGGATCAAGAGGCTATCGTGCTTGAGGCCACTTATGAAGCCGGCATCAGAGATGGCTTGCTGCTGACAATGGTTGTGAAGCTGTTCGGCAACGGGATTGTCTCCCGTTATTTCCGAATCGACAATCTGCAGGCTACCGTTCAGGAGGAAGAGCTGTTCCTGAAGGACAGCTTCCGCTTCGGTCTGCATGGCGGCGTCATCCCTTACCGCGGCAAATATATAGATCTGAGCGCAGGGGTTGAAGCCTCCAGCCCGGATTACTGGGAGGCACAGGATTTCACGGAGAACTGGATGTTCGCTGACGATGAAGGCTTCTCCAGAGGGATTAGCTGGCCGTCAGAGCTTAAGCTGATTCAGGACTCGTGGATGCATGCCGTAGAGCATTCTCTGGGGCGGATTCCCGCCGGCGGGCGTAAGGAGACGCCGCCGCTGCGGATCGCGCTGGGCACCTGGGACCATTGGCAGGATTTCCGGGCCTATGCGCTGCAAAGCGGCAACAAGAACGCTGATGAACTGGCCGCTACAGAACAGCTGGAACTGAGCTTGAATAACGGGAATCCGTTTATAAGCGGAGAGGCTATGCTTTTACTTAAGGACCAGAAGAAGAGCTATCTGGCGGGTGAGATTCGGCTCTCTTCCGATGCAGGCAGCATGGCGGAAGCGCGGCTAACAGTACATGAGGAAGCGAAGCTCAGAGAAGCGGCTCTGCCGCTGACTGTGCCAGCAGGAGCAGCCCCGGATGTGCTGACCCTGCATCTGGATATGGACAGTTATGTGCAGGATCAATCCTTCCTGGTCTTGCCGGTCGCGGATGAACCTGTCCGGCAGGAGAGACTTGTAGCAGAAGGAGCACAGGTACTGGCTGTGGACAACGGCATTCTGCGGATACAGGCCAGCCCTGACTTCGCGCCGGGATTGTTCTCGCTTACCCATCAGGGCGAGGAATGGCTTGAATCTTCTTTTCCGCAGCCGGTTGCGAAATCCTGGTGGAATCCTTGGGTGGGTGGTATCGTAACCAGTGTGGAAGAAATCGCCTTACGCAGCTTCATGGAGGAGCCGTTAACGGCTGATTTCGCGGAGTTGACCGATAACAAGGGGAACCGCTGGTCGGGGATACGGATGAGCGTATCCATTCAGAAGAATGATAAATACAAAGGACTCGTACTGCATCAGTATTTCATGCTGCTGCCGGGCGTTCTGGTGCTTGCTTCTACAGTACATGTGGAGCAGAACACAGGCGGTCCGCTATGCCCGTTGCAGCTGGAGACTTCAACCTTCTATCAGGCTGCTTCTGCCATCAAGGACGGTAGAGGGTACCTCAAGAACAGCAGAGGTGAACAACTGGTATATAAGGCAGGCAAAGTACAGTCAGGAGCTAAAAGTTCTAACGGTCTTCTGCAACTGGGTTCTGAGGAGCGGAAGCAACGCTTGACGTTAATTGCAGCACCTGAGCATTCCTCTCCCTCGCTTATGGTGAATGCAGATGCAATATTGTCATATACGGAGGAATACCTGCATCTGCAGGATGGCAAGGAGCAATTCAGCAAGCCGCAATTCTATCTGATCTCAGATCTCCAGGTACCTGATCAGGCTTATGGCGATCTGCTGTCGATCCGGTTCAAGAAGTGA
- a CDS encoding DedA family protein, whose product MPWVIEMISQYGYIAIFALLALGLLGLPVPDELLTLFVGYLSSTMVLDFSLSVLVCFIGSITGMLISYTIGLRVGQPVVDRYGKWVGLTPKRFAYVKRWFFRFGNWTIFIAYFVPGIRHVTSYISGISAMSFRKYLMVTLAGAFIWSLLFVSIGYLIGSKLTFV is encoded by the coding sequence ATGCCATGGGTCATCGAGATGATCTCACAATACGGTTATATAGCTATATTCGCGCTGCTGGCGCTCGGGCTTCTCGGACTTCCCGTTCCCGATGAGCTGCTGACGCTGTTCGTTGGCTATCTATCCTCTACCATGGTGCTGGATTTCTCGCTTTCGGTTCTGGTCTGCTTCATAGGTTCAATTACAGGCATGCTGATCAGCTATACCATCGGTCTCAGAGTGGGGCAGCCTGTCGTGGACCGGTACGGGAAATGGGTAGGCCTGACGCCCAAAAGATTCGCCTATGTCAAACGCTGGTTTTTCCGGTTCGGCAACTGGACGATATTCATCGCTTATTTTGTGCCGGGCATCCGGCATGTGACCAGCTACATCTCAGGCATCAGCGCCATGTCCTTCCGGAAATATTTAATGGTCACCCTTGCCGGTGCCTTTATCTGGTCACTCCTGTTTGTCTCGATTGGCTATCTGATCGGATCGAAGCTAACCTTTGTCTAA
- a CDS encoding HAMP domain-containing sensor histidine kinase encodes MKRWGITFKLFVMTVIFFVCFYGMVILSQFLLFDRFYQIQKESRVEKHLKSFGTSYTKEAWGRTRTSRELVRFMLRNKTQMVIMKPDGRMKSEDPFRMKLIDEKGQTQVIPMSLFMNQFGDMLRSAHLKENDRVTIQGEHVVSASELGQLFYPVNITKQGGTPVGEEADSDNTSITGTITELVLPDLKIWSPRQGILFEAIEDWFPLNPGQLESLNNLNMVKEEWTAPWSGIRNSVMILPVKQASGEIELLFSVTSLQDVKDSNEALRWFFLYLGLGGFVLILVLSLFYSKMVTRPLIKLNNTAKRMVALDFTGHNSIRQKDELGNLSRSMFTLSQSLDTALGELRETNQQLVEEMEQKKKLEQMQQDFFSSASHELKTPLSIIKGFAEGLEDGVSAGKQDHYIKVIIEEADKMEFLVKDMLDLARLESGTIKLRKSSFMLSEMTEKVTDKLVHSLQNKQLDVVIIPANELPVYADATWIEQVLSNLLTNAIRHAEEGSTITVRLESQPKKLLFTIHNKGERIPEDQLAHIWERFYRIEASRSRLTGGTGLGLSIAKQILDMHGCRYAVMNTTDGVCFSVTFGG; translated from the coding sequence ATGAAAAGATGGGGAATTACCTTCAAGCTGTTCGTGATGACTGTTATCTTCTTCGTCTGTTTTTACGGGATGGTCATCCTCAGCCAGTTCCTGCTGTTCGACCGCTTCTACCAGATACAGAAGGAGTCCCGTGTGGAGAAGCATCTGAAGAGCTTCGGGACAAGCTACACCAAAGAAGCCTGGGGCAGAACCCGCACTTCCCGCGAGCTGGTCCGGTTCATGCTGCGCAACAAGACACAGATGGTCATTATGAAGCCGGATGGCCGGATGAAGTCGGAAGATCCGTTCCGCATGAAGCTGATCGATGAGAAGGGCCAAACTCAGGTGATTCCCATGTCCCTGTTCATGAATCAGTTTGGCGACATGCTGAGATCGGCCCATCTGAAGGAGAATGACCGGGTGACCATACAGGGAGAGCATGTCGTCAGCGCAAGCGAGCTCGGGCAGCTGTTCTATCCGGTTAATATTACTAAACAAGGGGGAACGCCGGTAGGCGAGGAGGCGGATTCGGACAATACCAGCATTACCGGAACCATTACGGAGCTGGTCCTGCCGGATCTGAAAATATGGAGCCCGCGCCAGGGCATCCTGTTCGAGGCCATAGAGGACTGGTTTCCGTTAAATCCGGGTCAGCTGGAGAGCCTGAATAATCTGAACATGGTCAAGGAAGAGTGGACGGCTCCCTGGAGCGGTATCCGCAATTCCGTAATGATTCTGCCCGTGAAGCAGGCCAGCGGAGAGATTGAGCTGTTGTTCTCAGTGACCTCGCTGCAGGATGTTAAGGATTCCAATGAAGCGCTGCGCTGGTTCTTTTTATACCTGGGGCTTGGCGGGTTCGTGCTGATTCTGGTTCTGTCGCTGTTCTATTCCAAGATGGTGACCCGGCCCTTAATCAAGCTCAATAATACGGCCAAACGGATGGTAGCGCTCGATTTCACCGGTCATAACTCCATCCGCCAGAAGGATGAGCTGGGTAACCTGTCCAGAAGCATGTTCACCTTATCCCAAAGTCTGGACACTGCACTGGGCGAGCTTCGGGAGACGAATCAGCAGCTGGTGGAGGAGATGGAGCAGAAGAAGAAGCTGGAGCAGATGCAGCAGGACTTTTTTTCCAGTGCTTCTCATGAGCTGAAGACGCCTCTTAGCATTATCAAGGGCTTCGCCGAAGGGCTGGAGGACGGGGTGAGCGCAGGTAAGCAGGATCATTACATCAAGGTCATTATCGAAGAGGCCGACAAGATGGAGTTCCTGGTAAAAGATATGCTGGACCTGGCCCGGCTGGAGTCCGGCACGATCAAGCTGCGCAAAAGCTCCTTCATGCTAAGCGAAATGACGGAGAAGGTGACCGATAAACTGGTGCATTCCCTTCAAAATAAGCAGCTGGATGTAGTCATTATCCCGGCGAATGAATTGCCCGTATATGCGGATGCTACATGGATTGAACAGGTGCTCAGCAATCTGCTGACCAACGCCATCCGTCATGCCGAAGAGGGCAGTACTATAACTGTTAGACTGGAGAGTCAGCCCAAGAAGCTTTTATTCACCATCCATAACAAAGGGGAGCGAATCCCCGAGGATCAGCTGGCGCATATCTGGGAGCGGTTCTACCGGATCGAGGCTTCACGCAGCCGTCTGACGGGCGGAACCGGACTCGGATTATCCATTGCGAAGCAAATTTTAGATATGCATGGCTGCCGGTATGCAGTGATGAACACCACGGACGGCGTCTGTTTTAGTGTAACCTTTGGAGGCTGA
- a CDS encoding TatD family hydrolase, translating into MKIIDAHVHYSNIAAFHETAQTLAHIDYTGKGLLEEFRRSGVIAGVGMGVTETVAGAFPDSAALNPMLLDLSETLPDNLFTCVGINPLTLHLEGQLEALEQSLQRTDVVGIKLYAGYYHFNVGDEIYDPVYKLAAAYGLPVVIHGGLTYADQGLLKYSHPLSMEETFLKHREITFMLCHLGDPWVMDTAALLEKNPNLYTDLSGWIVGDQAKVDRLLTEQTYTDHFRRALVFAEKYDRLVFGTDWPLVPLDAYITFVKHLVPEAYHEDVFYNNALRVFPKLAERIRELNL; encoded by the coding sequence ATGAAAATCATTGACGCACATGTGCACTATTCCAATATTGCAGCCTTCCACGAAACGGCGCAGACCTTGGCGCATATCGATTATACCGGCAAGGGACTCCTGGAGGAGTTCCGCCGCAGCGGTGTAATTGCCGGAGTCGGTATGGGAGTGACTGAGACGGTTGCCGGAGCTTTTCCCGATTCCGCTGCCCTCAATCCTATGCTGCTTGACCTGAGCGAGACCCTGCCGGACAATCTGTTCACCTGCGTGGGCATTAACCCGCTCACCCTTCATCTGGAGGGACAGCTTGAAGCACTGGAGCAATCATTGCAGCGGACGGATGTCGTTGGCATCAAGCTGTATGCCGGGTATTACCACTTCAATGTGGGGGATGAAATTTATGATCCGGTCTACAAGCTGGCTGCCGCTTACGGCCTCCCGGTGGTCATTCATGGCGGATTGACTTACGCGGACCAGGGATTGCTGAAGTATTCCCATCCGCTGTCCATGGAAGAGACCTTCCTGAAGCACCGGGAGATTACCTTCATGCTCTGCCACCTGGGCGATCCCTGGGTCATGGACACCGCAGCCCTGCTGGAGAAAAACCCTAATCTCTATACAGATTTATCCGGCTGGATTGTCGGCGATCAGGCCAAGGTGGACCGGCTGCTGACCGAGCAGACCTATACCGATCATTTCCGCCGGGCGCTGGTGTTCGCCGAGAAATACGACCGTCTGGTCTTCGGCACCGACTGGCCGCTGGTCCCGCTGGACGCTTATATTACCTTCGTGAAGCACCTGGTGCCAGAAGCCTACCATGAGGATGTCTTTTATAACAACGCACTCCGCGTGTTCCCTAAGCTTGCGGAGCGGATTAGAGAACTGAATTTGTAA